The DNA segment TGGCTCTCCAGGGCCAGGCGCGCTGCGCCGTATACGGTGTGCAGCGCAAGGGTGCGGGCAGTATCGGCGTCGAGGCCGAGATCAACGCCGCCGGCCTCCAGGGCCTCCATCAGTAGAAACACGTAGGCTGGGCCACTGCCGGACAGGGCAGTCACGGCGTCGAGTGCAGCCTCGTCCTCGAACCACTGTAGTTCGCCCACGGCCCGCAGGATGTGATCGGCCATTGCGTGCTGCGTTGTGTCGACCCGTGCATTGGCGTAGGCGCCGGTGGCGCCGCAGCCGATCAGCGCGGGAGTGTTCGGCATGGCGCGCACGATTGCACGGTCGCCACCGAGCCAGTGATCCAGGCGCACGCTGGTGATGCCGGCGGCGACGGAGAGGAATAGCACGTGACGTCCGGTCTCGCGCAGCACGTCCGCGGTCGTGGCCATGACCTGTGGCTTGACCGCAAGCACAATGCAGCCGGCGCTTCTGATGGCCTCGGCATTGTCCGCGGTGACCACAATGCCGGGGAAGCGCTCGGCCAGACTGGCACGCTGCGCATCACTTGGATCGGACACGCGGATGCGCGCGGCGGGATAGCCGTCGCCGATTAGACCGCCGATGAGGCTGCCTGCCATGTTGCCGCCGCCGATAAAGGCTATAGTATCGCGCTGTTCCATCGTCATCCTTGTGCCTGTATATATCCGATCGTGTGCGCACCGTAGCCGAGCGCCATGAGGACGGCAAGCGTCACGCGCGCGAACCGAAGATGGCGGTGCCGATGCGTACCAGGGTCGCGCCCTCGGCTACCGCCGCATCAAGGTCGCCACTCATGCCCATCGAGAGCGTATCGAGTGTGATCCCCGCGTCCACAAGCGCATCCTTTAGTGTCCGAACGCGCGCGAATGCCGCGCGTTGTACGGTGGGATCATTGTCGGGTGCGGGCAGGGCCATGAGGCCGCGTAGGTGCAAACGCGGCAGGGCGATGACGGCTTGAGCGAGTGCGGTGGCGGTCTCTGGCGCGACGCCGGATTTACTTGTCTCGCCGCTGATGTTGACCTGCAGACAAACCTGCAGGGGCGGCAATTCAGGCGGGCGTTGCCGATCCAGGCGCTCGGCAACGGATAGGCGATCGATTCCGTGAACCCAATGCGCGAGCGCCGCGACCTTGCGGGTTTTGTTCGATTGCAGATGGCCGATGAAGTGCCATTCGATATCGAGATCGGCCAGTTCGGCGGCCTTGCCGGCAAACTCGTCCACATAGTTTTCGCCGAAGGCGCGCTGACCGCAGGCCCATGCCGCGCGAATCGCGGCGGCCGGGAAGGTCTTGCCCACGGCTACCAAGCCCACGGTTTCTGGCTTACGCCCCGTGGCTTGGGCGGCGGTCCGGATGCGAGTCCGGACTGCCTCGATTCGGGTGCAAATTTCGCTCATCGGGCTGTGCTATAGTCGAGAGGCCTTGTGCCGTAAGGCTGATTTGAACAACGATAAAGCCTATCAGACTCGACGCCCGTACAGGCGCTCGATGATCGGGAGACAAGCCGAATGGATATCACGCAGTTGCTGGCCTTTACCGTCAAGAATGGGGCCTCCGACCTGCATCTTTCCGCGCAATTGCCGCCGATGATTCGTGTCGATGGCGATATTCGCAGGATCAATGTCGACGCACTGGATCACAGTACGGTACACGACATGATCTACGACATCATGAACGATCGTCAGCGTAAGGACTACGAAGAGCGCCTGGAGACCGATTTTTCTTTCGAGATTCAGGGCTTGGCGCGTTTCCGTGTGAATGCCTTCAACCAGGATCGTGGTGCTGCGGCGGTATTTCGTACCATTCCCTCCAAGGTGCTGACCCTGGAGCAGCTCGGTGCGCCGTCGATACTGCAGAAGATCGCCGGATACCCGCGTGGCATCGTGCTGGTGACCGGTCCGACCGGTTCCGGCAAGTCGACTACGCTTGCGGCGATGGTCGATTTCAAGAACGACAGTGAATACGGGCATATCCTGACGGTGGAGGACCCGATCGAATTTGTGCACCAAAGCAAGAAGTGTCTGGTCAACCAGCGTGAGGTGCACCGCGATACCCTCGGCTTCAACGAGGCGCTGCGTTCGGCGCTGCGCGAGGATCCCGACACCATCCTGGTGGGCGAGCTGCGCGATCTTGAAACGATTCGACTGGCCTTGACGGCCGCCGAAACTGGGCATTTAGTGTTCGGCACCTTGCATACCAGTTCCGCCGCCAAGACCATCGACCGTGTGGTCGACGTATTTCCGTCGGGTGAAAAGGACATGGTGCGCGCGATGCTTTCCGAATCCCTGCGCGCGGTCATCTCGCAGACGCTGCTCAAGAAAATTGGCGGCGGTCGCGTGGCCGCCCACGAGATCATGATCGGCACCCCCGCGATCCGCAATCTGATCCGCGAAGGCAAGATCGCGCAAATGAATTCCGCCATTCAGACGGGGCACGGCATGGGCATGCAGACCCTTGATCAGTCGCTCAAGGAGCTGCTGTCGCGCGGTCTGGCCAGCAAGGAAGATGCCCGCCGCAAGGCCGTCAGCCCGGACGCCTTGTAACGACACCCTGCGTGACGCGGGGAGAGAGTTGAGGAATGGAACGCGACAAGGCCATACGATTCATGCACGACTTGCTGAAGTCTTTGCTCAGCAAGCGTGGCTCGGATCTGTTCATCACCGTGGGTGCCCCCCCCTCGATCAAGGTCGACGGCAGGATGACGCCGTTGACCAATCAGCCCCTATCGCAGGCGCATACCCAGGCGTTGGTGCGCTCGGTGATGAATGACAAGCAGGCGGGTGACTTCGAGCGCGAGATGGAGTGCAACTTCGCCATCGGTTTGCCGGGTGTGGCGCGTTTTCGTGTCAACGCCTTCACCCAACGTGGTAGCGCAGGCATGGTGTTGCGCATCATCAACACCGAAATTCCGAGCTTTGAGGATCTGAATCTGCCGCCGATTCTGCGCGACATCGCGATGACGCGACGCGGTATGGTGATCTTCGTCGGCGGCACCGGTTCGGGTAAATCCAGCTCGCTCGCGGCCATGCTCGGCTACCGCAATCACAACAGCTACGGGCATATCGTCACCATCGAGGACCCAATCGAATACGTCCATTCCCACGGCAACTGCCTGGTGACCCAGCGCGAGGTGGGCGTCGATACCGATTCGTACGAAATCGCCCTGAAGAACACACTGCGCCAGGCGCCAGACGTGATTCTGATCGGCGAAATCCGTGAGCGCGAGACCATGGACTACGCCAATGCCTTCGCGGAAACAGGGCATCTATGCCTGTCGACCCTGCATGCGAACAACACCAACCAGGCCCTTGATCGCATCATCAACTTCTTCAGCGAGGAGCGTCGCCACCAGCTGCTCATGGACCTCTCGCTCAACCTCAAGGCGGTGATCTCGCAGCGACTGATCCCCAGGGCCGATGGCGAAGGACGAGTGCCGGCAGTGGAGGTGCTGATCAACAGTCCGTTGATGGCGGATCTGATCTTCAAGGGCAAAGTGCACGAAATGAAGGAGTTGATCGCCAAATCCAACGAGATGGGCATGCAGACCTTCGATCAATCCTTGTTTGATCTCTTCGAGCGCGGGTTGATTACCTATGAGGATGCGTTGCGCAACGCGGATTCGGTGAACGACCTGCGTCTGCGCATCAAGCTCGAGAGCAACCGCGCGCGCGGCAAGGATCTGCTCGCCGACGTGCCGCAATTCACCGTCGCCGAAAGCGATTGAGCCGCCACGGCACGCCCTGCGAGGACCGATGAAGCTAGAACCCTATTTCCGTCTGATGGCCGAACATGGCGCCTCGGATCTGTATTTCACGACCGGTGCGCCGGTCAGTGTGCGTATCGAGGGGGATATGCGTGCGGTCGGCAAGGACCCGCTGGGGCCCGGTGTCGCCAAGCGCCTCGTGTACGAGGTGCTTGGCGATGAGCAAGTTGCGACCTTTGAGGCCGAAAAGGAGTTGAATCTCGGCATCTCGCTGCCGGAGATCGGTCGTTTCCGACTCAATGTCTACTACCAGCGGGGCGAGGTCTCGATGGTGGTGCGTTACATCAAGAGCGTGATTCCATCGATCGAGCAACTTAATCTGCCGCCCGTGCTCAAGGACTTGGTGAGCTATCCCTCCGGGTTGGTACTGGTGGTCGGTTCTACCGGCTCGGGCAAATCGACCACGCTGGCCTCGATGGTCGATTATCGCAACATCACGCGCGCCGACCACATTCTCACCATCGAGGATCCGATCGAATACGTGTTCACGCATAAACGCTCGATCGTCGGTCAGCGCGAGGTCGGACTCGACACCTGGTCCTACGGCAATGCACTGCGCGAGGCCATGCGTGAGGCGCCGGATCTGATCATGATCGGCGAGATCCGTGATCGCACGACCATGGAGGCGGCGATCGCCTACGCCGATACTGGCCACCTGTGCCTATCGACGCTGCACGCCATCAATGCCAATCAGGCATTGGAGCGCGTCATCAATTTCTTTCCTGCCGAGGCCAAACAGCAGATCCTGATGGATCTTTCGCTCAACCTGCGAGGCATCGTTTCGCAACGTTTGGTGGCGACCAAGGCCAGTTCTCGGATTCCTGCGGTGGAGGTGTTGGTCAATACCTCTTATGCCGGCGAGTTGATCCAGAAGGGTGATTTCAGGGCGCTCAAGGATGTGATGGAGAAGGGTGTGACCTCGGGTATGCAGACCTTCGACCAGTCACTGTACGAGCTTTACCGTAGCGGCAAGATCACCCTCAAGGACGCGATGGATCATGCGGATTCGCGTGGTGATCTCGAGTGGCGGGTGAATTTCGGTGGCGGCATGAAGGCGCTGAAGAAGACTAAGGATACGCTGGCATTTCCGAGCGATGTCATCGACGAGCCCAGCGCCCTGGATGACCTGCAATCTCCGGGGGAGTGAGTTGCGGCCTTAGTGAGTTCCGAATTCGACCGTCTCGGCATCGAACACCGGTCCGTCCACGCATACGCGCTTCATCGCCGGTCCATCTGGCGTGTTCACGCGTACGGTGCAGCCGGCGCAGCCGCCGACCGCGCAGGCCATGTATTCCTCAAGCGACACCTGTGTCGGCAAGTTGAATTCGTGCGCTAGCGAGGCGACGGCAGCGAGCATCGGGTGCGGCCCGCAGGCGAAGCATTCCACCTCGGCCAGCGTCTCTGCCGGCAGCGCTTGTAACCAGCGCCGCGCCAGATCAGTGACGTAACCCTCATGGCAGCCCGCATAGCCTTGCAGGCTGGCCAGCCGTGAGGGAATTCCCCAGTCTTCAAGTAGCGGCATGGCGGCGATGGCGCCCTCGGGGATGCCGGGTAACATGATCTGTGAGGGCCTAGGGTGGAATGGGAAGGGTACCTCGGAGCCGAGGATTGCAAACGGCCGGTAGTCCGGCTGCCGGCGCAGGCGGTCGGCTAGAAACACCATTGGGGGAATTCCGACGCCACCGCCGATCAGCAGCGGTCGGCGACGTTGCGGGTGGGGTTCGAAGGGGCGTCCGATGGGACCCATTACGCTGAGCGTCTCGCCGGGTCGGCGGCGAGCCAGCAGGCCAGTGCCGTAGCCGACCGCCTTATAGAGGAATTCGACCCAACCGGCACGGGGATCGACGCGCATGATCGACAGCGGGCGTCGCAGCGGGAGCATGGGGTCGCAGCTCAGGTGGACGAAGCTGCCGGGCTCTGCGTGTGCCGCGCAGTGAGGCGCCTGCACGCGCAGGACGTACTGGGCGGCCTCGTGCGCCTCGTGCGTCAGCACGAGGGCGTCCTCGACGAAAATCGTATTGCGATGCGGCTTGGCGTTCATACGTGTGGATCGCTGTGTTCGGAGGATTCGTAAATCGGTTCGCCGCGGACCAAAGTGTGGCGGACGCGGCCGCGTAATGCCCAACCCTGGAACGGGGTGTTGCGACCGCGGCTGTGGAGTTGCTCGACATCCAGGCTCCACTCCGCTTCCGGGTCGAAAATACAGATGTCGGCCGGCCGGCCGGGTGCAAGGTTGCCGCCGTTGAGCCCAAGTATCTGAGCGGGTCCGCAGGTGACGCTGCGGATGGCTTCAACGAGTGTCAGGCTACCCTCGTCTACCAGGCGTAGTGCGAGCGGGAGTAGGGTCTCCAGTGCGGAGATGCCCGGCTCGGTGGCCGGGAAGGGCATCAGCTTGGCGTCGTCTTCATGCGGCTGGTGGTCTGAGCAAATGGCGATCAGGGTGCCATCGGCGACCCCGGCGCGAAGGGCCTTGAGGTCGCGCGCGTTGCGCAGCGGGGGAAGCACGTGGCACAGGGCGTTGAAATCGGCCACGTCCATCTCGGTGAGGAAGAGTTGGTGTGCGGCCACGTCACCACTGACCGGTAGGCCGTCGGCGATGGCGCGTTGCAGGTCACGCACGGCGGCGGCGCTGGACAGCCGGCCGAAGTGTACGCGCGCGCCGGTCTGCTCGACCAGTGCGAGGATCTGGCCAAGTGCGGCGGTTTCGGCGGCGACCGGGATGCCGGGCAGGCCCAGGCGCGAGGCCACGGGACCTTCATGCGCGCAGCCATCGGGCATCAGCGTGTGTTCCAGCGGCTGCACGACCACGATGAGCCCCAGGCTGGCGGCGTATTCCAGCGCGCGGCGCAGAATCAGCGGGCTGGCGAGAGGGCGCAAGGCATTGGTGACGCCAACGCAGCCGGCATCGCGCAGGGCAGCCATTTCGGTCAGGTGGTTGCCGTCCAGGCCTTGGGTGAGTGCGCCAAAGACCGCCACGCGAGCCGCATGCGCGTTGCGGGCCTTCTGACGTACCAGGCGCACGTCGGCCGGGCTGTCGATGGGGGGCACCGTATCCGGCATGGCGCAGACGGTGGTGATGCCTGCGGCGGCGGCGGCTCGACATTCGGAGGCAATGGTGGCCTTGTGCTCCTGACCCGGCTCGCGCAGGCGTACGGCCAGATCGATCAGGCCGGGGATGATGGTCAGGCCGCGTGCGTCTATGTGTGCATCGGCTTGGAAGTCGCCGGGGTCGAGGCCGACGATGCGGCCGTCGGCGATGGCCAGATCGGCGATGCGGTCGATGCCGTTGGCGGGATCGATGATCCGGCCACCGCGGATCAGGCGCCTCATGCGCGCACCTGGGGGCTGACGCCCATGACCATGCTCATCACCGCCATGCGTACCGACAGACCGTAGGTGACCTGTTGCAGGATGACCGACTGGGGACCGTCGGCGACCTCCGAGGCGATTTCCACGCCGCGATTGGCGGGGCCAGGGTGCATCACGATGGCCTCCGGGTGGGCGAGCGCGAGGCGTTTGGCATCGAGTCCGTAGCGTAGGAAGTATTCGTGCTCGCTGGGGATGAATGCGCCCTGCATGCGTTCCTTTTGCAGTCTCAACATGATGACTACGTCCACATCCTTCAGACCCTGCTCCATGCTGTGATAGACCTGTACGCCCAACTGCTCGACGGCTGCTGGCAGCAGGGTGCGCGGGCCGATGACCCTGACCTCACCGGTGGCGAGGGTATTGAGGGCGTGGATCTGCGAGCGGGCGACGCGCGAGTGCAACACATCGCCGACGATGGCGACGCGCAGCTTTGAAAGCTCGCCTTTGTGGCGGCGGATGGTGAAGACATCCAGTAGCGCCTGCGTGGGGTGGGCGTGACGACCGTCCCCGGCATTGATCACACTGATGTGAGGCGCGACGTGACGAGCGATGAAGTGTGCGGCGCCACTGTCGGCATGGCGCACAACAAACATGTCGCACTGCATTGCCTCAAGATTGCGCAGGGTGTCGAGCAAGGTCTCGCCCTTGGTGGTGGCGGATGCGTTCATGTTCAGGCTGAGCACGTCCGCGGACAGGCGCTTGGCGGCCAGCTCGAAGGTGGTGCGCGTGCGTGTACTGGCCTCGAAGAATAGATTGGCGACCGTCTTGCCGCGCAGCAGCGGGAGTTTTTTGACGCCCTGGTCGTTCATGCCTGCGAAGGACTCGGCGTTGTCGAGGATCTGCTCGATCAGCGGTCGGCCGAGGCCCTCGACGGTGAGCAGGTGACGCAATTGCCCGTTTTCGACCTGCATGCTGGTGGGCAGCGGGCCGGGGCGGTGCGGCGCAGGATGCGTGTTCATTGCGCGGACGCCTCGCGTTCAACCAGGGTGAGCATCAGTGGGTCCGGGCCGCTGAGTTTGATTCGTTGTGTGGGTAGTAGGTCATCGTAGCGAGCGCCGATCACGTCGGCTGAGATCGGTAGCTCGTGACCGCCTCGGTCGACCAGTGTGGCGAACAATACCCGCGCGGGGCGCCCGAAATCAAAGATCTCGTTGAGCGCCGCGCGCACGGTGCGTCCGGTATGCAGTACATCGTCGACCAGAATGACCAGTTGATCATCCACGCTCCAAGGAAGGCGGGAGGGACGGATATGGGGGTGTAGGCCGCCGCGAGAGAGGTCATCGCGATAGTAGGTGATATCGAGAGTGCCCATTGCCTGGTCGAGGCCGAGTCGGCGGTGCAGGCCTTCGGCGACCCAGATGCCGCCAGTGTGAATGCCGATCAGGCAAGCCGACCCGCCGTGTTCGGCCAGCGGGACGCGCAAGGCGTCGGCCATGTGGTCGAGCAGCGACTCGACATCGGGCAGGGCTGAGCTTGGGTTCATGGATTCTCGCTGTGGTTCGAGG comes from the Acidihalobacter yilgarnensis genome and includes:
- a CDS encoding PilT/PilU family type 4a pilus ATPase; translated protein: MKLEPYFRLMAEHGASDLYFTTGAPVSVRIEGDMRAVGKDPLGPGVAKRLVYEVLGDEQVATFEAEKELNLGISLPEIGRFRLNVYYQRGEVSMVVRYIKSVIPSIEQLNLPPVLKDLVSYPSGLVLVVGSTGSGKSTTLASMVDYRNITRADHILTIEDPIEYVFTHKRSIVGQREVGLDTWSYGNALREAMREAPDLIMIGEIRDRTTMEAAIAYADTGHLCLSTLHAINANQALERVINFFPAEAKQQILMDLSLNLRGIVSQRLVATKASSRIPAVEVLVNTSYAGELIQKGDFRALKDVMEKGVTSGMQTFDQSLYELYRSGKITLKDAMDHADSRGDLEWRVNFGGGMKALKKTKDTLAFPSDVIDEPSALDDLQSPGE
- a CDS encoding PilT/PilU family type 4a pilus ATPase — translated: MERDKAIRFMHDLLKSLLSKRGSDLFITVGAPPSIKVDGRMTPLTNQPLSQAHTQALVRSVMNDKQAGDFEREMECNFAIGLPGVARFRVNAFTQRGSAGMVLRIINTEIPSFEDLNLPPILRDIAMTRRGMVIFVGGTGSGKSSSLAAMLGYRNHNSYGHIVTIEDPIEYVHSHGNCLVTQREVGVDTDSYEIALKNTLRQAPDVILIGEIRERETMDYANAFAETGHLCLSTLHANNTNQALDRIINFFSEERRHQLLMDLSLNLKAVISQRLIPRADGEGRVPAVEVLINSPLMADLIFKGKVHEMKELIAKSNEMGMQTFDQSLFDLFERGLITYEDALRNADSVNDLRLRIKLESNRARGKDLLADVPQFTVAESD
- a CDS encoding dihydroorotase, whose product is MRRLIRGGRIIDPANGIDRIADLAIADGRIVGLDPGDFQADAHIDARGLTIIPGLIDLAVRLREPGQEHKATIASECRAAAAAGITTVCAMPDTVPPIDSPADVRLVRQKARNAHAARVAVFGALTQGLDGNHLTEMAALRDAGCVGVTNALRPLASPLILRRALEYAASLGLIVVVQPLEHTLMPDGCAHEGPVASRLGLPGIPVAAETAALGQILALVEQTGARVHFGRLSSAAAVRDLQRAIADGLPVSGDVAAHQLFLTEMDVADFNALCHVLPPLRNARDLKALRAGVADGTLIAICSDHQPHEDDAKLMPFPATEPGISALETLLPLALRLVDEGSLTLVEAIRSVTCGPAQILGLNGGNLAPGRPADICIFDPEAEWSLDVEQLHSRGRNTPFQGWALRGRVRHTLVRGEPIYESSEHSDPHV
- a CDS encoding dihydroorotate dehydrogenase electron transfer subunit translates to MNAKPHRNTIFVEDALVLTHEAHEAAQYVLRVQAPHCAAHAEPGSFVHLSCDPMLPLRRPLSIMRVDPRAGWVEFLYKAVGYGTGLLARRRPGETLSVMGPIGRPFEPHPQRRRPLLIGGGVGIPPMVFLADRLRRQPDYRPFAILGSEVPFPFHPRPSQIMLPGIPEGAIAAMPLLEDWGIPSRLASLQGYAGCHEGYVTDLARRWLQALPAETLAEVECFACGPHPMLAAVASLAHEFNLPTQVSLEEYMACAVGGCAGCTVRVNTPDGPAMKRVCVDGPVFDAETVEFGTH
- the pyrR gene encoding bifunctional pyr operon transcriptional regulator/uracil phosphoribosyltransferase PyrR, with protein sequence MNPSSALPDVESLLDHMADALRVPLAEHGGSACLIGIHTGGIWVAEGLHRRLGLDQAMGTLDITYYRDDLSRGGLHPHIRPSRLPWSVDDQLVILVDDVLHTGRTVRAALNEIFDFGRPARVLFATLVDRGGHELPISADVIGARYDDLLPTQRIKLSGPDPLMLTLVEREASAQ
- a CDS encoding type IV pilus twitching motility protein PilT, with protein sequence MDITQLLAFTVKNGASDLHLSAQLPPMIRVDGDIRRINVDALDHSTVHDMIYDIMNDRQRKDYEERLETDFSFEIQGLARFRVNAFNQDRGAAAVFRTIPSKVLTLEQLGAPSILQKIAGYPRGIVLVTGPTGSGKSTTLAAMVDFKNDSEYGHILTVEDPIEFVHQSKKCLVNQREVHRDTLGFNEALRSALREDPDTILVGELRDLETIRLALTAAETGHLVFGTLHTSSAAKTIDRVVDVFPSGEKDMVRAMLSESLRAVISQTLLKKIGGGRVAAHEIMIGTPAIRNLIREGKIAQMNSAIQTGHGMGMQTLDQSLKELLSRGLASKEDARRKAVSPDAL
- a CDS encoding aspartate carbamoyltransferase catalytic subunit, which gives rise to MNTHPAPHRPGPLPTSMQVENGQLRHLLTVEGLGRPLIEQILDNAESFAGMNDQGVKKLPLLRGKTVANLFFEASTRTRTTFELAAKRLSADVLSLNMNASATTKGETLLDTLRNLEAMQCDMFVVRHADSGAAHFIARHVAPHISVINAGDGRHAHPTQALLDVFTIRRHKGELSKLRVAIVGDVLHSRVARSQIHALNTLATGEVRVIGPRTLLPAAVEQLGVQVYHSMEQGLKDVDVVIMLRLQKERMQGAFIPSEHEYFLRYGLDAKRLALAHPEAIVMHPGPANRGVEIASEVADGPQSVILQQVTYGLSVRMAVMSMVMGVSPQVRA
- the proC gene encoding pyrroline-5-carboxylate reductase, whose translation is MEQRDTIAFIGGGNMAGSLIGGLIGDGYPAARIRVSDPSDAQRASLAERFPGIVVTADNAEAIRSAGCIVLAVKPQVMATTADVLRETGRHVLFLSVAAGITSVRLDHWLGGDRAIVRAMPNTPALIGCGATGAYANARVDTTQHAMADHILRAVGELQWFEDEAALDAVTALSGSGPAYVFLLMEALEAGGVDLGLDADTARTLALHTVYGAARLALESHDSPATLRARVTSPGGTTEQALKVFETGGLRKLVAEAMGAAARRARELGEN
- a CDS encoding YggS family pyridoxal phosphate-dependent enzyme — its product is MSEICTRIEAVRTRIRTAAQATGRKPETVGLVAVGKTFPAAAIRAAWACGQRAFGENYVDEFAGKAAELADLDIEWHFIGHLQSNKTRKVAALAHWVHGIDRLSVAERLDRQRPPELPPLQVCLQVNISGETSKSGVAPETATALAQAVIALPRLHLRGLMALPAPDNDPTVQRAAFARVRTLKDALVDAGITLDTLSMGMSGDLDAAVAEGATLVRIGTAIFGSRA